In one Salipiger abyssi genomic region, the following are encoded:
- a CDS encoding hydantoinase/oxoprolinase family protein has protein sequence MMDGSQGFGPNGTWRVGVDSGGTFTDVCMFNEASGEIAVWKVSSTPDDPSRGIAQGVEEGMRERAGGGDDPAAAIAYLGHGTTVATNALITHRGAKVGLLTTGGFRDLLEIGRQKRPDLYDLFAEKPRTLVPRALRFELPERMLRTGEVSVPLDEEAVREAARAMKAAGVEAVAICFLYAFVNPAHEQAARRIVAEEMPGAFLCASHEIAPEFREFERLSTATVNAYLGPIMHRYISRLTPRLEELGLPVAPHLTQSNGGVVRFEVAAETPVRAVLSGPSTGVVAAQAIGARAGFDDIITFDMGGTSSDVALMAGGETTQTNESTVHGYPIKAPMLDIHTVGAGGGSIASIDSGGLLKVGPESAGADPGPVCYGRGASEPTVTDANIVLQVLNPVEILDGRMKVHRNLAVEAIEKMAKTLGMQSMDVAQGIISVVTANMAKAIRVISVQRGHDPRNYALMAFGGAGPLHAVRLAQELGMSTVIVPRNPGILCAMGLLLTDLRADFSATRLTSLEAGNLDVIADTMARVEAEAAGWFETEAIPTDKRRITRRIDMRYDGQNYELSIPLPDGPVTEATLAALKEGFAEAHKRMYGFDVPEERILCVTFRAEAMGLVQKAELPERAPGNTDASGAIIGSREVWYPETGSFTETTLYARDRLAPGMRFAGPAIVEQMDTTTLIPPGVSASVDTIDNLILELPR, from the coding sequence ATGATGGATGGATCGCAGGGTTTCGGGCCGAACGGCACCTGGCGCGTCGGGGTGGATTCGGGCGGCACCTTCACCGATGTCTGCATGTTCAACGAGGCCAGCGGCGAGATCGCGGTGTGGAAGGTGTCCTCCACCCCCGACGACCCGTCGCGCGGCATCGCCCAGGGGGTCGAGGAAGGCATGCGCGAGCGCGCCGGCGGCGGGGACGACCCGGCGGCGGCCATCGCCTATCTCGGCCATGGCACCACGGTGGCGACCAATGCGCTTATCACCCATCGCGGCGCAAAGGTCGGCCTGCTGACCACCGGCGGCTTTCGCGACCTGCTGGAGATCGGCCGGCAGAAACGCCCCGATCTCTATGATCTCTTTGCCGAAAAACCGCGCACGCTGGTGCCCCGCGCCCTGCGCTTCGAGCTGCCCGAGCGGATGCTGCGCACCGGCGAGGTCTCGGTCCCGCTCGACGAGGAGGCAGTGCGCGAGGCCGCCCGCGCGATGAAGGCGGCGGGGGTCGAGGCGGTGGCGATCTGCTTTCTTTATGCCTTTGTGAACCCCGCGCATGAGCAGGCCGCCAGACGCATCGTGGCCGAGGAAATGCCCGGCGCCTTCCTCTGTGCCAGCCACGAGATCGCGCCGGAATTCCGCGAGTTCGAACGGCTTTCGACCGCCACGGTCAACGCCTATCTCGGGCCGATCATGCACCGCTACATCTCGCGACTGACGCCCCGGCTGGAAGAGCTGGGCCTGCCCGTCGCGCCGCATCTGACGCAGTCGAACGGCGGCGTCGTGCGCTTTGAGGTGGCCGCCGAGACGCCGGTGCGCGCGGTGCTCTCCGGCCCCTCCACCGGCGTGGTGGCGGCGCAGGCCATCGGCGCGCGGGCGGGCTTTGACGACATCATCACCTTCGACATGGGCGGCACCTCGTCCGACGTGGCGCTGATGGCGGGGGGCGAGACCACGCAGACCAATGAAAGCACCGTGCATGGCTATCCGATCAAGGCGCCGATGCTCGACATCCACACCGTGGGCGCCGGCGGCGGCTCCATCGCCTCCATCGACAGCGGCGGGCTGCTCAAGGTCGGGCCGGAAAGCGCCGGCGCCGATCCCGGCCCGGTCTGCTACGGGCGCGGTGCGAGCGAACCCACGGTGACCGATGCCAATATCGTGCTTCAGGTGCTGAACCCGGTGGAGATCCTCGACGGGCGGATGAAGGTTCACCGCAACCTCGCCGTGGAGGCCATTGAGAAGATGGCGAAAACCCTGGGCATGCAGAGTATGGACGTGGCGCAGGGCATCATCTCGGTGGTGACCGCGAACATGGCCAAGGCGATCCGGGTGATCTCGGTCCAGCGCGGCCACGACCCGCGCAATTACGCGCTGATGGCCTTTGGCGGCGCGGGCCCCTTGCACGCCGTGCGGCTGGCGCAGGAGCTGGGCATGTCCACCGTGATCGTGCCGCGCAACCCCGGCATCCTCTGCGCCATGGGGCTGCTGCTCACCGATCTGCGCGCCGATTTCTCCGCCACAAGGCTGACCTCGCTGGAGGCGGGCAATCTCGACGTGATCGCCGACACCATGGCGCGGGTCGAGGCCGAGGCCGCCGGCTGGTTCGAGACCGAGGCGATCCCGACCGACAAGCGCCGGATCACCCGCCGCATCGACATGCGCTATGACGGGCAGAATTACGAACTCTCCATTCCCCTGCCCGACGGCCCGGTGACCGAAGCGACGCTGGCGGCCCTGAAGGAGGGCTTCGCCGAGGCGCATAAGCGCATGTACGGCTTCGACGTGCCCGAAGAGCGCATCCTCTGCGTCACCTTCCGCGCCGAGGCCATGGGGCTGGTGCAAAAGGCCGAACTGCCCGAGCGCGCGCCCGGCAATACGGACGCTTCCGGTGCGATCATCGGCAGCCGCGAGGTCTGGTATCCCGAAACCGGCAGTTTCACCGAGACGACGCTTTATGCCCGCGACCGGCTCGCCCCGGGCATGCGCTTTGCCGGCCCCGCCATTGTCGAGCAGATGGACACCACGACGCTGATCCCGCCCGGGGTGAGCGCCAGCGTGGACACCATCGACAACCTCATTCTGGAGCTTCCCCGATGA
- a CDS encoding GntR family transcriptional regulator has translation MNNLSGAHSIPAGAAAAEKPPSARERAYQGIRAHILTGAFPPGSFIEEAAACEVTGVSRSPVREALNRLAAEGYLELHPRRGAMVRPLSAAELRDLHEVRVMVETHAVRRICRDRRPLPDALTELCELHEATSAADLLACAEINRLFHQTLVAAAGNTVLVQVFDGLQAPLLRVAMLSLQQGVGKTEIIEAEHREMIDALAAHDEARAMDVVLRHLNLMPRLTAALPG, from the coding sequence ATGAATAATCTTTCCGGTGCGCATTCCATTCCGGCTGGTGCTGCGGCGGCGGAGAAGCCGCCCTCGGCACGCGAGCGGGCCTATCAGGGCATCCGCGCGCATATCCTCACCGGCGCCTTTCCACCCGGCAGTTTCATCGAGGAGGCGGCGGCCTGCGAGGTCACCGGCGTGTCGCGCTCGCCAGTGCGCGAGGCGCTGAACCGGCTGGCCGCCGAAGGCTATCTGGAGCTGCACCCGCGCCGCGGCGCCATGGTCCGCCCGCTTTCCGCCGCCGAACTGCGCGATCTGCACGAGGTGCGGGTGATGGTGGAAACCCATGCGGTGCGCCGCATCTGCCGCGACCGCCGCCCGCTGCCCGACGCGCTGACCGAGCTGTGCGAACTGCACGAGGCGACCTCGGCGGCGGATCTGCTGGCCTGCGCCGAGATCAACCGGCTGTTCCATCAGACGCTGGTCGCGGCAGCGGGCAACACCGTGCTGGTGCAGGTCTTTGACGGGTTGCAGGCGCCGCTCTTGCGGGTGGCCATGCTGTCGCTGCAACAGGGCGTCGGCAAGACCGAGATCATCGAGGCGGAGCATCGCGAGATGATCGACGCGCTCGCCGCCCATGACGAGGCGCGGGCGATGGATGTGGTGCTGCGTCACCTGAACCTCATGCCGCGCCTCACGGCGGCGCTGCCCGGCTGA
- a CDS encoding permease, whose amino-acid sequence MNILIGTILIWGAAFWAVRHLHRTAPEARPELYRRAGETFLFMLPRLAVGLIGAGFLAALLPEAFVQRWLSAQSGVSGILLATGFGVLTPGGPFVAFAIGASALKAGAGAGALVAYVTSWSLVSMVRTLSYEVPLMGRRFTLLRVMISLPAPILLGLIASLAQ is encoded by the coding sequence ATGAATATCCTGATCGGCACGATCCTGATCTGGGGCGCGGCGTTCTGGGCCGTCCGCCACCTGCACCGTACCGCGCCCGAGGCGCGTCCGGAGCTTTACCGCCGCGCCGGCGAGACCTTTCTCTTCATGCTGCCGCGCCTGGCGGTGGGACTGATCGGCGCGGGGTTTCTTGCGGCGCTCCTGCCGGAAGCTTTCGTGCAGCGCTGGCTCAGCGCGCAATCGGGGGTGTCGGGCATCCTGCTCGCCACCGGTTTCGGTGTGCTGACACCGGGCGGGCCGTTTGTGGCCTTCGCCATCGGCGCCTCGGCGCTCAAGGCCGGTGCCGGCGCGGGGGCGCTGGTGGCCTATGTCACCTCGTGGTCGCTGGTCTCCATGGTGCGGACGCTCAGCTACGAGGTGCCGCTGATGGGCCGCCGCTTCACCCTGCTGCGGGTGATGATCTCGCTGCCCGCGCCGATCCTGCTGGGGCTCATCGCCAGCCTTGCGCAGTGA
- a CDS encoding permease: protein MTDDPRPRRRLFDSGFFFILAIALASGAGVLVTQGWEAFREILLSDLGLAALLMPKIAAGVLLATALALVLPKDKVLHHVGPESGVRGLAIAATAGAVIPGGPAVTFPLTAGLMTAGADLAAGVAMVTGWILLGLNRTIVWELTFLPADLVLLRVLLSLPVPIVLGLALRAAVRHRARRRAS from the coding sequence ATGACAGACGATCCCCGCCCCCGGCGCCGCCTCTTTGACAGCGGCTTTTTCTTCATTCTGGCCATCGCACTGGCCAGCGGGGCCGGCGTGCTGGTCACCCAGGGATGGGAGGCGTTCCGCGAGATCCTGCTCTCGGATCTGGGGCTCGCGGCGCTGCTGATGCCCAAGATCGCGGCGGGCGTGCTACTGGCCACGGCACTGGCGTTGGTGTTGCCCAAGGACAAGGTGCTGCACCATGTGGGCCCGGAAAGCGGCGTGCGCGGGCTCGCCATCGCCGCCACCGCCGGCGCGGTGATCCCGGGCGGGCCGGCAGTGACCTTTCCGCTGACCGCCGGGCTGATGACGGCGGGCGCCGATCTGGCGGCGGGCGTGGCGATGGTGACCGGCTGGATCCTGCTGGGGCTCAACCGAACCATCGTCTGGGAGCTGACCTTCCTGCCCGCCGATCTGGTGCTGCTGCGGGTGCTCCTGAGCCTGCCGGTGCCCATCGTGCTGGGGCTGGCGCTGCGTGCGGCGGTGCGGCACCGGGCAAGGCGGCGCGCGTCATGA
- a CDS encoding ABC transporter substrate-binding protein has product MLKRLKTLLAATALSLTAALPAAAQDDRPDLTVAVNNLPGSLESIEEMGNVAVRISYSMFDSLIRRDFLADGSGTASKLVPGLAESWERIDDRTLELKLREGVTFHDGSELTSDDVVFSFNAGRGHGYDPLIGAAKRFMLTVSHIEPVDKYTVRVVSKEPDVLLEQRLAGYAFWVVENKSYMTMGKDAFARNPVGTGPYKMEEWVDGEYIRLVSHDDYFGGKPTAKSVTFVQVPEVSARIAGLVSGEYDIAVNIPPDQIPVIEGYDDLKVEQIVLDNTHMLVFFNDGPTAHKEVRQALSLAIDRDLLREALWGGKNYTPNGHQLPSYVMYIEDYPAFDYNPEKARQILAECDCYNGEEIIYKLPLNYYLLSLEAAQAMQQMWREVGLNVTLQPVENWSQVNDPDQTVNIRPWSNTHRLPDPTGSFVPQWGKESWVQKNKEDASRSWQAPAAFNALQDTITTSTDWDERKAAYREALDIWTDEAPGTMLYNPLETYALRKDIGWKPYGLYYMDLRPYNLTIGDAPNN; this is encoded by the coding sequence ATGTTGAAACGCCTCAAGACACTCCTGGCGGCGACCGCGCTGTCGCTGACGGCGGCTTTGCCCGCCGCGGCGCAGGACGACCGTCCCGATCTCACCGTCGCGGTGAACAACCTGCCGGGCAGCCTCGAAAGCATCGAAGAGATGGGCAACGTCGCCGTGCGCATCTCCTATTCGATGTTCGACAGCCTGATCCGCCGCGATTTCCTCGCCGACGGTTCGGGCACCGCCTCGAAACTCGTGCCGGGCCTCGCCGAAAGCTGGGAGCGCATCGACGACCGCACGCTGGAGCTGAAGCTGCGCGAGGGCGTGACCTTCCATGACGGCTCAGAGCTCACCTCGGACGATGTGGTGTTCTCGTTCAATGCCGGGCGCGGCCATGGCTACGACCCGCTGATCGGCGCCGCCAAGCGCTTTATGCTCACCGTCAGCCATATCGAGCCGGTGGACAAATACACCGTGCGCGTCGTCTCGAAAGAGCCCGATGTGCTGCTGGAGCAGCGCCTCGCGGGCTATGCCTTCTGGGTGGTCGAGAACAAGAGCTACATGACCATGGGCAAGGACGCCTTTGCCCGCAATCCCGTCGGCACCGGCCCATACAAGATGGAGGAATGGGTCGATGGCGAATATATCCGCCTCGTCTCGCATGACGATTATTTCGGCGGCAAGCCCACCGCGAAATCGGTGACCTTCGTGCAGGTGCCGGAAGTCTCGGCGCGCATCGCGGGGCTCGTCTCGGGCGAATACGACATCGCCGTGAACATCCCGCCGGACCAGATCCCGGTGATCGAGGGCTATGACGACCTCAAGGTCGAACAGATCGTGCTCGACAACACCCATATGCTGGTCTTCTTCAATGACGGTCCGACCGCGCATAAGGAAGTGCGTCAGGCGCTGAGCCTCGCCATCGACCGCGACCTGCTGCGCGAGGCGCTCTGGGGCGGCAAGAACTACACCCCGAACGGCCACCAGCTGCCCTCTTACGTGATGTATATCGAGGACTACCCGGCCTTCGACTACAACCCCGAGAAGGCGCGCCAGATCCTTGCCGAGTGCGATTGCTACAATGGCGAGGAAATCATCTACAAGCTGCCGCTGAACTATTACCTGCTGTCGCTGGAAGCGGCGCAGGCGATGCAACAGATGTGGCGCGAGGTCGGGCTGAACGTGACGCTTCAGCCGGTCGAGAACTGGTCGCAGGTCAACGATCCCGACCAGACCGTGAATATCCGCCCCTGGTCCAACACCCACCGTCTTCCCGACCCGACCGGCTCTTTCGTGCCGCAATGGGGCAAGGAAAGCTGGGTGCAGAAGAACAAGGAAGACGCAAGCCGCAGCTGGCAGGCGCCCGCCGCGTTCAACGCGCTTCAGGACACCATCACCACCTCGACCGACTGGGACGAGCGCAAGGCGGCCTATCGCGAAGCGCTGGATATCTGGACCGACGAGGCGCCGGGCACGATGCTCTACAACCCGCTGGAAACCTATGCGCTGCGCAAGGACATCGGATGGAAGCCCTACGGCCTCTATTACATGGACCTGCG